The Candidatus Binatia bacterium genome has a window encoding:
- a CDS encoding glycosyltransferase, with protein MAKPAPKEVEQLDIADSPPRQGELQRESAPEAGTRPRKVFYVPVKAKFFIATALAALWFSISLVLARPWFYDLSAVIGEVPAFLIIFFIALVPGFLNAHIVASIMMDAPPSLPLDIQYPPITIMLAAYNEAQNIRETFRGITGQDYPAPVKVIVVDDGSTDDTVEILHSLKLPNLQIVQAKHGGKARALNRGLMRVTTDIVVTIDADTFLHPQALKRIVARLLSDPAGTAAVAGCVLVKNSRETFITRLQEWDYFTGIASAKRQQSLYQGTLVAQGAFSAFRTQAVRQVQGWAPVIGEDIVLTWALLKEGWRVGFEASAIGFTCAPTDFKGFFRQRRRWARGMIEGLKQYGSLVWKNSRLSSFFVAVDFVIPFVDLFYSFVFLPGVILALTGRYYVAGPQTLILLPMALAIIAVMHFKQKKVFDTLNLKIRQNFAGFLVFMLLYQIIMSPICVVGYIQEFCGTVKRW; from the coding sequence ATGGCAAAGCCAGCTCCGAAAGAGGTCGAGCAGCTCGACATCGCCGATTCCCCGCCTCGGCAGGGCGAACTTCAGCGTGAAAGCGCGCCGGAGGCCGGCACCCGTCCGCGTAAAGTATTTTATGTTCCGGTCAAGGCAAAATTCTTCATTGCAACAGCTTTAGCAGCTCTATGGTTTTCGATCTCGCTTGTGCTCGCGCGACCGTGGTTTTACGACCTGTCGGCTGTAATCGGCGAGGTTCCGGCATTTTTGATCATATTTTTTATCGCCCTGGTGCCGGGTTTTCTCAACGCCCACATCGTGGCAAGCATCATGATGGATGCCCCGCCTTCTTTACCGCTCGACATTCAGTATCCTCCGATAACCATCATGCTGGCCGCGTACAATGAAGCCCAAAACATCCGTGAAACTTTCCGCGGCATCACAGGCCAGGATTATCCCGCTCCCGTGAAGGTCATCGTCGTCGATGACGGCTCCACGGACGACACGGTTGAGATTCTCCACTCGCTAAAATTGCCTAACCTGCAAATCGTCCAAGCCAAACACGGCGGCAAGGCTCGCGCGTTGAACCGCGGACTCATGCGTGTGACCACGGACATCGTCGTCACCATCGACGCCGATACGTTTCTCCACCCTCAGGCGCTGAAGCGAATCGTGGCGCGGCTGCTGTCGGATCCGGCGGGCACGGCGGCCGTGGCGGGATGCGTTCTCGTCAAGAATTCCCGTGAGACTTTCATCACGCGCCTGCAGGAGTGGGATTACTTCACCGGAATCGCGTCCGCCAAAAGACAGCAATCTCTTTATCAGGGAACGCTTGTGGCCCAAGGCGCTTTCAGCGCATTCCGCACGCAAGCCGTTCGCCAGGTCCAGGGATGGGCGCCCGTGATCGGAGAAGACATCGTGCTCACCTGGGCGCTCCTGAAAGAGGGATGGCGCGTCGGTTTCGAAGCGAGCGCCATCGGCTTTACCTGCGCCCCGACGGATTTCAAAGGTTTTTTCCGCCAGCGCAGACGATGGGCCAGGGGAATGATCGAGGGCCTGAAGCAGTACGGCTCATTGGTGTGGAAAAATTCCAGACTTTCGAGCTTCTTCGTTGCCGTCGATTTTGTTATCCCGTTTGTCGATCTATTTTACTCGTTCGTTTTTTTACCCGGAGTTATTCTTGCGCTGACCGGCCGCTATTACGTCGCCGGCCCCCAAACGCTCATCCTGCTGCCCATGGCGCTGGCGATCATCGCAGTGATGCATTTCAAGCAAAAAAAGGTGTTCGACACACTCAACCTTAAAATTCGCCAGAACTTCGCCGGATTCCTTGTTTTCATGTTGCTCTACCAGATCATCATGTCGCCGATCTGCGTCGTCGGTTACATTCAGGAGTTTTGCGGAACCGTAAAACGGTGGTAA